In Strix aluco isolate bStrAlu1 chromosome Z, bStrAlu1.hap1, whole genome shotgun sequence, the sequence tttcacagaggaaaaatgaatCACATGGTAACCTAAAATATTTAATACTATAGATAGGAATGCCAAAGTTGCAATATAATTTCATCTGCAGTGTGCAAACTTCAGCATGAATAGATTAGTAATTTAGTATGGATTAATTTTTTAGAACTTCTTTATAAGAACaaatgcaagcttttttttttttaacaaattggAAATAACAACCACATTACTTAGTCTAAACTTTCTGAGTAGTAGCCACAGTGTCTTTTTGgctagcatctttttttttttttaaatcagaaactTTCCTTTCCCAAAATAAGTTTCATTTATGTGCAAAACATAAAACCAAGATATTACAGAACTTTTCTTGACAACTATAATATCTTTTGACAGTTTTTTTATCCAGAGCACAGATGTTTGCAACTTAACCATGAATCTTGGCTGACCTGCCCAAATCTGGATGAAAAACAGTTGTAACAAGGTTTCTCTGCAAATGGTTATGCAAACGGGAATCTTCATTTCATGTTCATGCTAAAGTACACCCCCTGTAATGCATTCAAAAGCACTACTTGCCCATGCAATGTGCACCTTATCTGTTCTCCTCATAATACAATCATCGTTGAGAATGATGGACTTATGAGTTGTATGGATTCCTCTCTGCTGGACCACAAAAACAAGCATGTTCTGGTCCCTTGAAAAGTTACATGCATAATTCCAGTTTACCTTTAAATAATCACATGATAGCTGTTAAAGCTATGTCAAGGGGCTGCAAAGCAACTGAAGCCAAGTGTCATCAGTTAGCTGCTTCCTTGGGACAATGCAGTCTTTTTAGGGAGAGATGTGAGAAAGCAGCTGGCCATCTTCTCACTCCTTTATTTTACAGCAATTTGCTTTATGGGTGAGGTTGAATCCTTTTTTAGAAGAGACATGATTTCgtattttcctaaaaaaacctGTCACCCCCCCCCAGTTGCTGAAAGCTTCCAGACTCCTCATAATCTCTGTACCTTCTAAATGGAGATAAATCTCAAAAGATCTTAAGGACAAGAATAAGACTTGTAATTTACCCAGTTGTGTGTTTTTGCTTGTCTATGCATACACACAAATGCATACAAACATAATTAAGGGGTGGCCAAAAGTTCTAGTGAATCCCTTTTAAGGTAGCACACACAAAATGGCCATGTTAACCTCTCtatatcttgttttctttgtatagCTGAGATCACAGTTGTTTGATATATCTTGTAAAAGGTATCCAAGGTCTGACTTTCCATTTTTTCAACATCTTTAGAAGGCTATAACATTAGTTTTAACTTCCACAACTTCACCAACATAGATTTTAATGGCATTAGACACTACGTATTAACAGGGAAAGAATATTACGAATGTGAAACACCTAAGGTACTGAGATTTAAAAGCCTACTGTAAAATGAATCCATGATGATTGAATTTTAATATATTGGTAATTTTTACCCTATTAAAACACAATGTTGCATCAGTTTTGCAGCACAGAATAATGGCATTATCCAACCCATAATTAAAGAGTACCACTGTAAGTTACTGTGTTACTGAAAATATACGTAGTTTGACTACAGTATGGCTCATATATATGTAAGCAGGTGTTAACAATGTACAAAGACCATTTAAGCAATTTTTGTCCCAAGGAAAATTCAAATTTGAGCAGCCAAAATATTCTGGGTCACGGCTGATGAAAATCTTTCGCGGTTTACACAGCACACACATATATTAGGCCTGGTTCTAAACAAGGTAGTGTCCTGTCCTCTTTTCAGTAACTGCTACCATTCATTATAAACTATTTTGGAGAATTGGAACATGATTTAGAAATAgaatttgtaaagaaaactgCTTTAATTTCTAGCAGTCAGGTTCTTTTTTATTCTCACCTCAGAGAAAAGAgttgtgaaagaaaacagttctCTCTTTCTaggtgggaaaagaaaagaaataaacgGAGCAAATACATCAGAAACTATACTCTTTACAATTTGTGGGATTTTCCTCATGATGTTGCATTCCTACACATGGCTTCTGATGGACAAAAGTATAATGTATTTACTGTTCAAGTAAAATATGGGAAGGGCTCTTAAATTATATTCCTTTAGATCTCAACCTAATAATCTAATTTTTTGGCAAATTCTGCTGTACTACCCTTACATCAGCTCCCAGTTGTTCCAGCCCAGTAGTACATTAATCTTCTCTCTCTCCTGGACACTAGTGACTTGTATAAAATTGACTTCACATTTTGAACACACATTTCTCTGGCACCTTTCTGGCACCTTTCTGGGAATATTCAGAGCCTCGTGACCAAACAAACATGAATAAAAGTGAATTTTATCTCTTAAAAAATCACAAGTAATGCTGAAGCTGTATGTCAGAGGCTGAGATGCTTTCATTGCCAGCACAGGCCAAGTTTGCTCttcataatttaaaattcaacaagggaaaaaaaaaggcatgaaaagtTCAGAGTGCAAATATTCTTTGGTTTACTCATTAAAACAAAAggacacagcaaacagcaaaaacACTGGCAattaaataaacagcaaattCTTTATATGCTTTTTAACAAAAAGTCTTCAGGTGTTTGAAATGTATTAACTTCATGATTTTAAGTACATTACAGTGTCTATAAAGTCACATTTTTTTATCCCCAAGGACAAGGCAGAGAGAAGAtgagggagaagaagaaggatGAAGGGTAGGAGGggagaaaagtattaaaaataaatgtattcaaGATCATTTTTCCATTAGTTAAATGGTATATAACACAATGATAAAACTAATTTCTGTTTCTAGTTTCATTGTACACAAACAAAttggcttggattttttttcaggtgatcAAGCTTTCTGAATTCACATCATCACACACAATAGACTAGTGTATAAAATACAATGCCTCATACCTTTTCAAAAAGAATTGTCACCTATTAGCAGGATTCTAAATATCTTAAGGAATTGCACAGGTAAGTCACTGTGTTTTATCTTATCATAGGCAGAGTTAAAATTACGTACCGCAGGTGGTTTCCAGGGAATAGTCTTCCCCAGTTAGGCTATTACTGTAGCTTATTCCTCAAATAATCCCCATATAATCAAAGGAAGCAAGCATCTGTGTGGGTCTATAAGGATCTATACTTGGTAGCCTTGCAGACAGGAAGTTTTTACCACTGAGCTGGAGATGAACAAGCCTGTTAAGACTCTACGCGACAGCATCACTGATATTATTTAAAACTGAATGCTTCATAGGGGCAACACTAGGAAGCTGTGATCTGTGCAGAGAGCATagaaaactatatatatattttacaaatgTCAAAGAAATTATAGAGTGTACCATCACCGTGATAGTCTGTTAGCAACATTACTGGACTCTGATAATTTAGAAGTAATTCTGTAAATCTGTGACAGTTGTGGATTGTCTAACagcatgttgttttgttttgtatatcTATCTTGCAAGACTCCTACTCTACTTGGACCATTCTGTTTTATTGTCTTTATCCAGCTGTTTCTGTAGGCAAAGCACAGTAAATAAAGTCATGTGCAGTCTTTCTTCCAGACTGACTGTGAATAGCAACAGATAGCTCATAATAAGGAATCAATTTAATTaagatatttttgaaatatttgtcataatgtaaaaaaacctttttgcaTGCTCCCTTATTCCTTCATAAAATCAACAGTGTTCCATCTACAAATAATGCATAGGCAGTTAACTTTAACACAAGTACTTATATGTTGCCCTCATCTAACATTTTGTTGACACCATCACAAAGTTTCTGCAAATGGAGTTTATAAGGTCCAAAGGGATTGTACAAGGCAGCCAGAAATTCACAATCAGAGAAGTGATCAAACACATTGTTGACGCGTCCATGTGACTTTGCAGTTAGGTGACGTTGAATGATTTCATGAAGTAGCTCTCTACAATCATTTAACAGTTTGGACAAAAAATTCCTGTCAAAAGTATAATCCACCTGATGGAAACTGACCACGGTTTTAGCCAGCTGATGAACTTTCTTCTTGAATTTCTCCATCAATGCTATTTCATCCTGATTAAATTGGTTGTTCCTGTAGAGAATTGCCAATTTAAGGActattttaatgaggtttttgatgattttctctgcttcctttttattttgtgtatattCCTTTGTCACTCTGTAGAGCTCATCTAAAACATCACTGCTTGTGTCATCGATCAAAGTAGTTGCTATAGATTTGGACACCATTTTTCCAAGGATCTTCTTCTGGGCCTGAATGGCCAGACTTTTGGAATTGAAGACATCTGTGgccactgggggggaaaaaaaaaaaaatgcagtcaatACTTCATAACAGATATACTATGGATAGAAAGTTGAGGAATATTTCCATGTCTATCCATTCATATTAGTCCTACTAACTGCCACAAAAATAAGGCAAACTTATGTATGTAGTTGCAGAAAATGTCATCTTTTCAATCCCTAAATTTTGCTGTCTTTAGGTTTACATTCTTTTAGACTTtcaagaaaacacaaaatgagaTCAAACTCATAACCCAAATATATGGATTGATGTGATTTCAAATTGAGGCAATAAACCTGCCCTGTTTGATCAGTTGAGTCATTAAGTCTGATCTGATTCTCATATTCGTAATGAAATCTGAAACCATGACTATCCCAATGTCATGACAATTACCACTGGTACTCAATTAGAGATAGTAATTCAGTGAATTAACTATTGTAAAACTGTTTCCTGCTTAGCATTTTACATAATCAGTGAATTCAGATCCCACATCtattatattttttatgtatatattttatacataccacacacacacacagtaaaatacaaacacaaaaatcctTTGTCAGCAAACAATACTGAGATTCTCTGGATGCAATCTAAAGAAGTtagttttcagaaggaaagcaagtgTAGATTAACACTTCTATGTCCTATACTTAACACAGAAATATCCAAAAAATGTACAGTCTAGGAATTGTTGTAACACTTGATAGCATAACCTTACAAAGAAATCCTTCTGTGACCAATAAAGTAGATCCTACAACAGATTTCCACCTCCAAAACTATGCTTGCTTGTACCAATATACTAGTGACTGGtttgtaatttctttaaatacttaaaagaCCGCGAACGTTCTTTCAGAAACTTGTTTTGTGAAATGTTACCACTCATGCTCTGTTGCCAGTGACAACGATTTACAGCACATTCCATTGGCAGCACCTTCTCCACTAAGCACATGTGAATTCGTATTTCCAGGCTGAACGATCTGGTAGATGGCTGCCCTGCAGCTTTCCTGGAGTCTCAGACAGGCTGAAGGAAAGCTTCATCTGTTTACACTTACTTCACATATGGAATATTTGCTTTGCAAACACAGGGCCTAGAAacgtgtttttctttttttttttctttttaatgaaaacataaacTCTGCAGATGCCAAACAGTAAGTCCCTGAATTTGGAAAAAGTTTCCTCTTAACTGTATTTGGGCAGCTTGGTGTGTTCAGACACAGGGTGCCGCTGGGGTTCCAGCAAATAGAAGGAACTTGTCCTTCAGGACATATGAGacataaatctgtatttctacTTCCACAGTACTTTTGAGAAACTTAGTAACAAGCTCCTTTTTTGTCATCTCAGAAACTTTCAAGCAAGTTTGTTTCTTAAGACTTTCAGTGCATAcc encodes:
- the TNFAIP8 gene encoding tumor necrosis factor alpha-induced protein 8 isoform X4 is translated as MATDVFNSKSLAIQAQKKILGKMVSKSIATTLIDDTSSDVLDELYRVTKEYTQNKKEAEKIIKNLIKIVLKLAILYRNNQFNQDEIALMEKFKKKVHQLAKTVVSFHQVDYTFDRNFLSKLLNDCRELLHEIIQRHLTAKSHGRVNNVFDHFSDCEFLAALYNPFGPYKLHLQKLCDGVNKMLDEGNI
- the TNFAIP8 gene encoding tumor necrosis factor alpha-induced protein 8 isoform X1 gives rise to the protein MSSEADEPKEVATDVFNSKSLAIQAQKKILGKMVSKSIATTLIDDTSSDVLDELYRVTKEYTQNKKEAEKIIKNLIKIVLKLAILYRNNQFNQDEIALMEKFKKKVHQLAKTVVSFHQVDYTFDRNFLSKLLNDCRELLHEIIQRHLTAKSHGRVNNVFDHFSDCEFLAALYNPFGPYKLHLQKLCDGVNKMLDEGNI